AACTTACGTGATAAGAATTGACTGGTTTTCACGATCtgtgaatggaaaaaaataataaaaataataaataaataaataaaatacaactggTGATGGCGATACATTTCTAAAGGACGACGAAGAAAGATTGACTGAGATATTATTGGCAAATATGACTGGATCATAAGGGGAAAAATGGGCAAAGATTCATTCATCATCTCCTCTGAAGACTTGTTGCTACTAGTCAAGCAGTTGTACTCAATCAGCAAGTAGAGGAATGATTTGAACAAGTTGGTGATACATCATTGATAACGTAAAATACAAGACACACAAAGCCACAAACATGTCCATTAACAACTATTGGAAAATTCAACAAATAAGTGCCTTGACAAAGAAATGCAAATCATGAGAACCCAACACAGAATTTTGCCAACAATTGGGCCCAATAGGTCTGTGGCGAAGGCAAATAtagagaagaagacagaagaagacaggGGAAATACCTTGGAGCATGAACTGATAGGCGTTAtcagagatggagaagatgtggggcGGAGCCTCAATCCTCTTCTTGCCTCTGTATCCTGCTACAACCACTGAGTCGTAGACTGGGAGCCACTTGTAGGGGTTCACAGTCACGCAGAACAGCCCTGAGTAGGTCTGTTGTCAGAGGGAGGACATTTTTGTCTGAGATAAACTCTTCAACTACGATGGACAATGTTTAACCAAGTACATATCAAGTTGTCTCACATAGATCATCCATGCTGCGTAACGCTCTTTGAGGTTATACAGCACAGAAGGCTCGCTGAGGTGGGTCATCATGGCCATGTCCTCAATCTTGTCAAACTTCGGGGGGTTCATGGGGAAGATGTCGTCATCCTTCACAGTGATGTTCTGCACAAACCAAAACAATCATTTTGATCTTTGAAGACTATTCAAATTCTTtacttgttttttaaattctggGGTCAACTTGACCTGAACCAGAACACACAAGTTGCCACTTTATTTCCTACATTTGACCGCAGAGGGGCTGAGCAATGACGATCAAAGGTGTGGCTGGTCTACAGCATCACCCTGAAGGTCCTACAAATACATGGGTCTATAGTTACATACCTTTCCACCCTGAATTTCCACAGTGGCTTTACCACCGTCCTTCTTTATCAGCTTCCCCTTCAGGTACATCTCAGCTGGCTCGGCCACAAAATACGCAGTTTTAGCATCaaacggcgtgttctgagcttCGATGCGCTCCCTCTCCGGCTTCCGGAGGTATATGGCCGCCGCACCAAAACACTCCATCTCTGGATCGCCACTCATGGTTCCGCTgaagaaaaaatacattgttaaaatacatttgcatcACGCGGGATATTGGTGTGAGTAGTTTGCATTATACCTTGTTGTTGCCAAGTGATGCAGCTACTGGTCGGATCCTAGAAGAAGGTCACAAAGAAAGTCACAGTTAAGAATCTGCCAAATCTGCTTTCTAGGGAACCGTCAGAGATCACAGAGAAGGTAAGAAGAAGACTCACTTCTTTAGCTGCCAGTCAGTCCAGAACTTTAGCGAAGACTGAAACTTCTTCTTATATACTGATGTCCACATCCAACCAACAGAAGCAGAGATCCTGATTGGGTCAGTGAGCCAGTCCCAGAGGAATGGCATCTGGTGGCTTTCTCCCCTAATCATCCTGTCACTTTAACGACCAAAAGAGAAGAAATAGAACACTTCAGAACACAGTCAAGCATCTTTGGcttatgttaaaaataaaatgaaaaaaaaaacaaaaaacaaaaaaacaaccagCGCGTGGAATGATCTGGAAGATATTCAGCTAAAATCTTAATAATTTGATTTGTcctgaataatgaatgaatttacactttacttcagtttcaaaacatttatatataaaacattttgaGGACGCACACATTATTTAGTTGAAAATGAGGCAGCAACATTCCTTTAGATTTCTCAAAGTGCCAAGAGCTGAAGCAACGCTAATTTGAGGTCCCATTATGGTCTGTTATACTGATCTGACTTCTCTTTCAATGAAAGATGAGAGCGAGATCATCTGCCTGTTTTCTCTTGTGGGGTGATTCGGTTGCAATAAAATCTGAAATTCAAGCCCACTGGCCTTTCTTTCCAGTCTTATTAGGACTTAAAGCAAATATAGTCCCAGGCTCTCAAATGCCACACCACTTACTCCTGCAATTGTTGACAAATGGACCGACTGTTAATTGTGCGAGACGTATTTCGCCATCTGGTTTGGGGAGTTCCTAAAAAATGCTCAGGCCGTAAAGCTTTCTATTCTGGGTTAAGTATTGTGACTAGGTCAAAATGTTTAGATTGACAGTACGGTATATGTTACCACAGAATGATGAGAGCAGCGGGTGAATGGCTTATTGTTTGGCTCCTGGTGGGGCCGCCACATGTGTGTGCTCTCATGTGTCATGTGAGGGTATTTTTAGGTTATAAATTTTAAAcggaaacaaagaaaataggCCTTTTAATGCCACAAACTATGTAAGTAATGAGGAGCTATACATCTTAGGTGTGAGTATATTGCCTCAGCACATGTATATTAAGACATAATCTTATGGGTCTTTCCATCATCCATGCCACTTGTGTACACTTATCTGCATTTCCCTTCCTACAACGCTGCTGGTGACAGCTGGGTTTCCTCACAAGAGGATTAATAAGTGTTACACTATCTTATCTTACCATCAGTATAAACAACCGCAGTACTTCATGGAAGCAATAAACCAATCCTAAACAATTCAGATGAGATGACATGGATTAGAGAGGCTGCGCGTCCATCAAGCCAAGAGCGTCAACACTTATTCTCAGAGGTGTCCAGGCATAAGTGCTACGTCCTCTTATTATATTCCGATGTAAACAGCTGCGATCAGCGTAGAGAAAATGATGTCACTCTCGGGGATGTAATCAGCGGTGGAATACCAAAACCGCATTCTATATGTCGATCATTTAATATAATACTGatgaataacaataacaattaaTAACAAACTGTCCTTTTGGAACATCTGAAAGAGTCAGGCATGAGGCTGAAGCTATTCTTGGATCCCTTCATGCTGTCCACTATGGGGTTGGTTTCTCTCTTAAAGATTAAATCTTCAGGGTGGCCACATGTTTTTGAAGTCCGGAGGTGCAAGTAAATCTCTGGTGACTTTTAAATACTTCATCACTATGCAGGTGTTCCAGATCCCTGTGGAGAATTCTATCTGggcgtacgtgtgtgtgtgtgtgtgagtgtctttgACAGACTATGCTTGTGTGCATTGGCCCCGGTTCAAATCATCTCCCTTCTGGTTAGTTAAGTCTGACTAGTATGAGAGAGATagaacaattttattttgttgtgttgcatAGCTGACTCCCAGAGGTGAGTAAATTCTTATTTTCTATGGAGACATGTTGATGTGGTTTATTCAGATCTGTATTTATGTGtctattaaaatataaatgtgtcTGTTCAAGCATGCACTTTATGTACTTTATTCTCCGACTTTGAGTTGAGTATATTTTGGTAATCTGTATACATCAGATGATATGTTTTAAATAAGGATGAGGGGATTAATCTGATAATGTTATATTCACTCCCAAAATGTTTGGCCTCTGACAGATTAACGCACAACACCAAAGGTGCAACGGTCTATGAATATGCATCATTGCTACCGACGGCTCCAGGTACTGATATAATACCCAGGTTCTCTATTCGTGAGCATGAGATGTTAATATCTGCTTGTAACCGTTTAGGCTGCAGGCTGAATGACTGACTTGACCAAACAAAGGACGGAGAGAGATCCACAAGGCTACAGGGGCTATTTCAGGTAAAGAATTAAGCCAAATGTCCTTTTATGAACAAATGTAATTTGgttcatatttaaatatgtcACAAGATTTGAGCTTGCTCACACCCCCAAACCCTAAGTCAGTGGCAATAACTTGTCTTTCAAGAACGGAAAATAACATAATCAATGCTGAAAAATACTCgctgcaggtgctgctgctgtatttttcttttatgattATAACACCACCCACTATCACACATGGAAATGGCCTCATTATTTTATATGTTCTGACACCTGAATGTGAGGGGAGACCCGCTTCTCTGTGTCAAAGGACGGTGGTGTGTAAATGAAGGACTCAGACACAGGAAAAAAGTCAAGGTAAACACTAACATGATCATAGACCCAGAGAAAGCAGAACTCCGAATCTCATCCCCAAGTTCGGCAGCCACAGAAATATGTCTACAGGGGACTTTGAAGTCTGGCTGGGTCCCTGTATATCAGGTTTATCATACTGGACACGTAGGAGTCAAGGGAACCGTTAGAGTTACGATAAGTCCATGGGTGTCTTCTGTGCAGATGCTTAAAAGTAAAATGGCAAACCACACATTGTTTTTGATCATTCTGACTCGACACACTAATAAACAAATACTGTATCTAACACGATATTGAATCACACACTCGATGCGCTAACATCAtagctgaaataaaaatgtaaagaacAAATCATCATTGCAGAATAATTATGCTTGAGGTAATAATTGCAGTAAACAAAGAAGAGGCAGAATTAAATCCTAATTGTAATATTTAACTCCTGATCATTACATGGAGACAataacaccacaacacaaaagGGAACAGACCTAGTTGCAGGAGTGGACAGCTGAAATGTCCATTTCTGATGTGTGCGAAAACAAATGTGAACTTTCCCTGTATCCATGAGGTTATGTTGATGTTAAACATGAGGATGGATCATTGGTGAGAGCTACTTTTTAATGTCAAGTGATGATGAATTCTATCTTGGGTGCCAGAGTGGATAAATTCTTAAGCCGCAAAAGCAGTCACTACAAGACAATATTGGAGGATTACAGAGTAGTGCTCATCCAGCAACAGTTCATCTTAATGTGGGTATTAACATGAACTCTTCAGCTACTCCTCCATTATAATTAGAAGCAACAATCGTGAACATGCGATCTGCAGTTTAACACAAGCTCtacagagaagccagtcacagACTCGcatgtaatatttcatttattttgctcaaAATCCATACAGACTGCTCCCTAGGTAGTGATGATTGAGTAACCACACAGCTGCTTAAAACGCTCCAAAACATGACAGACATCTATCCCTGGTCActtattaaatgaatgaaaaagttcATGCTACATGACGCTAACAACAATAAACATGCTTAAGGTTCACACAGGAGAGTCAAGTAAAGCCTACTTCTGGGTTCAAAGCAAAAAacgactcacacacatgcacaacttcTTGACCCGTCAAACCACTTCCTGAAGGCCGGGGTTTGTAGTTGGCAGCGCTTCTGACCAGATGTCGATGGAAAGACCCCTTCAGGACCTAAAAGACAACAGAAAATAACCATCATGTGCATTTTGATATTAATAAACAGAAGGCATACGATGCCACTTGTAAAAAGCAACATATAAATACCGAGAAGTCTCCTAAGTGCTCACACATGGTAAGAAAAGAGTGGTGACACATTAGAGGGCAGACGTATGCTGATAACAGGAGCTGGTAACATAAGAATCGTGTTTGCACTTTTGCAATTTGAGGCTCCCTCAGGTGTTTATTAGAAGCCCCTGACCTTTTACCAACTCAACACCCACATACACATTAACggctgtgcacacacacacacactaatggCATAACAAGGAACTGACAGCATCTTAAGCAGTCTCTTTAAGTCGATACAGCACTTATGCAGTACTTAAGCATATCCTAACCAGACATTTTACAAATGAATTCATTTGAGTTGAGCATGAACATTTTTGTCCAATAATAAAGCAAAgaattattttcaaaaatatatggTTCTCTAACTTACCCGACCGCATGCCAACAAATTCCAATCTTCTTGCACCTTCCATCACAGAAGCGCTGACGCATTGCGACATACATCACTTATGGGAAATCTTCTTATTCAACAATTCTACTCTACATAACCCTACATAATCTTAAAtgaacaaatgtgtttgataTTAAAGAGGCAAACATGTAGGCAATTTATAGAGCGTAAAACAAGAAAGGGCATAGAGCAAGAACTGCGGATAGTGATCCGACATTGACTTTCTgtacaaaacaacagcaaagcatcaattgttttttttttctcaacatacAGATTATCTTAGATTTGTGTAGCggtgacaaaaaaaagcaagaacttgattaaaacaactgaaaaaaaatcaataatttaAATGAATGCAGTGGTCAGAAAACTATATGTATCATGAAATTATAGTGGCTATCACTTTATATGAAGTGATACTGAACTACACAAGGAACAGGTGCACGCACAACAccacagtaaataaaaatagcaaataAATTAGAAATCTATGTCGCTAAAAATAGCTGGGTCAGATGAAACAATTCAGTACTTACAATGGCATCAGGTTACGGTTATTGTCAAGTCTAATATCCAGGCTCTTTGTGTCCAGCGTGACGACTGGAATGTCACTCAACTCTCACCTTGGTTTGTTATCCTGAACGCAGTTGTTGCCTCATGACAAATGAAGAAACTGTCAGATGCAGATCAAAGgccataaaaacacaataagCCCCTTGAGCATGCGGCATTTGGCTTGGGCATCAACGCCCAAGGCTGAGTCTATATTTGAGTTTTGCCCTATTAAGAAAGAAGATTTCTCAGAAGGTATCATGTAACACGTACCCACTGAAGACAGATGCCAGTTAGAACGCCTTGATCTTCAAATTTCTTCAACTCATGTTTACGTCCATGTGTAGACTCTTTGGTCTGTGACAGGAGTTGCTACTTTGCTCTACCCATACAGGAGATAAGATGCCTTTTCTCATGCTTCACAAACACAGCCTACCTCTGTTCATATTGTAAGAAGTCTAAAAGGGAACCCTGATTATCACCATACATGATGAGGTCAGTTGTTAAACGGATCTTGAAGAAGATCTCCTGATATCCATCACTGGGCTGCAATGCATTTAGGGATTGTCTCAGCCTCCCTTGTGTATCCTTTAAGGGCAAGAATAGCATCTGGCACAGAGGGGACTAATCCTCTGGCAATCCATCCTTTTCTTCAGCGAGCATTGGCAGTGATTTCACTTTTTAATCATTTCTAACTTGTAAGGACTTTGAAACTGTATATAGATGATATGTCAATGTTCTCCAGAGTGTGAGAGCAATGTTGTGCCAAAGAACATTAAAACGAAGGCTGAGCCAAACCTTCGGATTGTAAAAAGACAGAACGGAGGAAGATTACTCAAATTTCTACAACAGTACATTGTGTTTTTGCTCATACTAAATCCACATAACACCTGGGAATTTGAATGTTTCCTATGCACGAGATATATTTCTATTCCAATCCATTATGAGTGAAGTACTTCAGACAACTCCAGATCCATAATTATCCAGAGTACTTTCCATCATGTGCCATTGCTTTATGTGCCACCTGACTGAGGATGCAATGGATAAAAGCTTCAGCTAAACATAATAACAGCAATCCACCAAAAAAAGTATATACATGTGAACATGAATATCACAAGCATCATATTTAATCGGTCATGACTaaaacagcaacaaagtaaacaataaaacaaaatgccCTCAAAGGAATCAGCACATTTGAGGACGTGAAATATTACATGTATTCATTCTCTTTATAAAGCAGTTGGAAGTCCATTCCGAAGAAGATGGACAAAGACTATAACAAGACAGCTGATAGTGAGAACTGGTGCCCATCATGCCAGGCGACATGACCAAATAGAGAAAAGACACGTAATAGGCTCCCATCACTCTTTATAAAAGGCAGAGCAAGTCTTGAGCAAGGACAGACACCCAGCAAAGGTAAGTCACTCTGAATGTAAAATGGAACATATTCATTAtgatatgaaattatttttcatgaaaatctTATGTTGTTGTATTGCTTGTTATTTCAGTGGACAAAAATTAGCCATTGTTGTTTTGTGAGAAATAAACTGATGATACAAAATTCTACCAATTTCCAGAAGTCTGCGCTGAAGTCTCAACTCAGAAGCCTCTGTTGACTTGGTGTCCTTAAGGTATGCTACATTGAGCTGTTGACTCGTCtttatatttaattatatttcaCAGTTATCAAACATGCATGGATCCTTGGATTCCATCTGAGCAagaattgttatttttttgaatGGACGGATGTTGCACTCTTCTGTCATAAAAGCTaacaaatattgttttgtttctctatgCAGTAAAGGGCCATCATGAGTGCCGATCCAGAAATGGAGTGTTTCGGCCCGGCGGCCGTTTACCTCCGGAAGCCAGAGAGGGAGCGAATCGAGGCTCAGAACACACCGTTTGATGCGAAAACGGCTTACTTTGTGACTGAGCCCACTGAGATGTACCTGAAGGGTAAACTGGTGAAGCGGGAAGGTGGTAAAGCCACTGTGGAGACTCTGGGTGGAAAAGTGAGTCACAAATCCAGCACCTCCATCACACTGAAATACAGACAGGAGCGTGTCTGACACTCCTTCCTGTTTATGGCAGAGCATCACCGTCAAAGAAGATGAAGTCTTCCCCATGAACCCGCCGAAGTTTGACAAGATTGAGGACATGGCCATGATGACCCACCTCAGCGAGCCGTCTGTGCTGTATAACCTCAAAGAGCGTTACGCAGCATGGATGATCTATGTGAGACAACTTGATATGTACTTGGTTAAACATTGTCCATCGTAGTTGAAGAgtttatctcagacagaaatgtCCTCCCTCTGACAACAGACCTACTCAGGGCTGTTCTGCGTGACTGTGAACCCCTACAAGTGGCTCCCAGTCTACGACTCAGTGGTTGTAGCAGGATACAGAGGCAAGAAGAGGATTGAGGCTCCgccccacatcttctccatctctgaTAACGCCTATCAGTTCATGCTCCAAGGTGATGAATCAGATTTGAAACTGCAACCAGACACAATTTGTCCAAATCACGTGACATTAATGATCTCTTTTCAGATCGTGAGAATCAGTCCATCCTTATCACGTAGGTTTTTATCATTTATATGGTTTGATGAGAAAACAACCTCCATTAagctcattttatttatttcatgcacAGTGGAGAATCTGGTGCAGGAAAGACTGTCAACACCAAGCGTGTCATTCAGTACTTTGCAACAATTGCAGTGTCTTCTGGGGCAAAGAAAGAGCATACTCCTGGCAAAATGCAGGCAAGAGGACCAGCTGTGGATATTGAAATGTATAGTGTGATCTAGACATTTACTGTGATACGTTTGAACTCCAGGGGTCACTCGAAGACCAAATCATTGCAGCTAACCCTCTGCTAGAAGCATACGGGAATGCCAAGACCGTGAGGAATGACAATTCTTCTCGTTTCGTAAGTTTGAAACAGTTGAAATCATTCACATCATATTCTGCAACAAAGATTTATTTCATGGTTGAACTCTGTCATGTTCAGGGAAAGTTCATCAGAATTCACTTCGGATCTACTGGAAAACTGGCTTCAGCAGATATTGAGACATGTAAATGTTCAAGGTCCAGATCCAAGCCTGTGGATCCAATGTTTCTCAACTACCTCTTTGTCCCAAACAGATCTGCTGGAGAAGTCTCGCGTGACCTTCCAGCTGTCAGCTGAGAGGAGCTACCACATCTTCTATCAGCTCATGACTGGACACAAACCTGAACTCATAGGTGCAGTGAAGTCATTTTTACAACATTAGCTTTCAAGTGATATACAagtccattgtttttttttaatctttcagAGGCTCTCCTCATCACCAAAAATCCATATGACTACCACATGATCAGTCAGGGGGAAATCACAGTCAAGAGTATCAATGACGTTGAAGAATTCATCGCTACTGATGTAAGTACAGCTGCTAGTGTTTTGGTATTACTAACATTACCCTCCAGTTGGCACTTGACTTGGCTCAAAATCGATAGCTTCACATCTTCAAAACTTCAATttaatcacaacaaaacatctTACACAGCTGGGTTATTGAATGTTGATGCAGTAAGCAATAgaggtatttttttcttttccccctcAGACTGCGATTGACATTCTGGGTTTCAACGCAGAAGAGAAAGCCAGCATGTACAAGCTGACTGGAGCTGTGATGCACCACGGAAACATGAAGTTCAAGCAGAAGCAACGTGAAGAGCAGGCTGAGCCTGATGGCACTGAAGGTCAGGTTTTGAAATTTAACAAAATGTTACTGAATTACTGACATAtacgtgtgtttgttttccttccagttGCTGATAAAATCGCATACCTCATGGGCCTGAACTCTGCTGATTTGCTTAAAGCTCTGTGCTATCCCAGAGTCAAAGTTGGGAATGAGTTTGTGACCAAAGGCCAAACTGTTCCCCAGGTAAGCATTTTTAAAACCAATGTTAAGATTTCAAGTACAATATCCTGCATTTGTTCACATATTTACCAACTTTCAGGTTCACAATAGTGTCATGGCTCTCAGCAAGTCCGTCTACGAGAAGATGTTCTTGTGGATGGTGGTCAGGATCAACGAGATGCTGGACACCAAACAGCCCAGAAGCTTCTTCATTGGTGTGCTGGATATTGCCGGCTTCGAAATCTTTGATGTAGGTGACCTTTAATTTCAGCACGTAAACAATGTTAAAATGTGTGTGCTGCGACTGACGACTTGATTTGAAATCTCTTAGTTCAACAGCTTGGAGCAGCTGTGCATCAACTTCACTAACGAAAAGCTGCAACAGTTTTTCAACCACCACATGTTCGTCCTGGAGCAAGAAGAGTACAAGAAAGAGGGAATTGAATGGGAGTTCATTGACTTCGGTATGGACCTGGCTGCCTGCATTGAGCTGATAGAGAAGGTACCTGCAGAAACAGTGTCTGTTGGAACATGTTACTTTGACCTTCTCTACTGACATCATTGTTCACTGTCCGACAGCCAATGGGGATCTTCTCCATCCTTGAAGAGGAGTGTATGTTCCCCAAGGCAACAGACATgaccttcaaaaacaaactctaTGACCAACATATTGGCAAAAGTGCTCCCTTCCAGAAGCCCAAGGCTACTAAAGGCAAAGCCGAGGCCCACTTTTCTCTCATCCACTATGCTGGTACAGTTGACTACAATGTCAATGGCTGGCTGGATAAGAACAAGGATCCCCTGAACGACTCAGTTGTTCAGCTCTACCAGAAGTCCTCGGCAAAATTGCTGAGTCATCTCTATGCATCACATAGCTCTGGTGACGGTAGGTACCTACCTATTTGAAAATAGTATACCTGTACAAATGGCAATGAAAATTGTTAACAATTCCATTCCAGCAGATTCTGGCGGTGGCAAAAAGGGTGGCAAGAAGAAGGGTGGGTCATTTCAGACAGTGTCTGCCCTCTTCAGGGTGAGTAAAGCAATATATTACTCTACTGGTTCAAATAGTAAATTCAAAATCTATTCATATTTCAGGAAAATTTGGGGAAGCTAATGACCAACTTAAGGAGCACTCATCCTCACTTTGTGCGTTGCCTGATTCCAAATGAATCAAAAACTCCAGGTAGCACTCAGCCTCGGCTAGATTAATGGACTCAGTGCAATAAAACTGAATCCTAAACAGAATGCAATATCTCAAAGGTCTGATGGAGAACTTCCTGGTCATCCACCAGCTGAGGTGTAACGGTGTGCTGGAGGGCATCAGGATCTGCAGGAAAGGTTTCCCCAGCAGAATCCTCTATGGTGACTTCAAGCAGAGGTGATTATTGAGGTTATTCTCTCATGTGCATCATGATCAAACTAAATCAAGCTATGTCACATCAATCCATCTCTGGTTAGATACAAAGTATTGAACGCCAGTGTCATTCCTGAGGGGCAATTCATTGACAACAAAAAGGCCTCAGAGAAACTCTTAGGATCCATAGATATTGACCGTTCCCAGTACAAATTTGGACACACAAAggtaaattgttttttttcgtgAAATATTGTTTTAGATAGTGTCATACATTCAatgataaaatgtaaatatatccAAGGTGTTCTTCAAAGCTGGTCTGTTGGGAACTCTGGAAGAGATGCGAGATGAAAAACTGGCTATTTTGGTCACGATGACTCAAGCCTTATGTAGGGGTTTCCTGATGAGAAGAGAGTTTGCAAAGATGATGGAAAGGAGGTATGGCAGAGTTTTTTATTGATAGAAATTGGTAGAAAATACAAGACAACATAATGTTTTTGGTGCTATTCTTTCTTTACAGGGAGGCGATTTATTCCATCCAGTACAACATCCGCTCATTCATGAATGTCAAAACATGGCCATGGATGAAGCTGTACTTCAAGATCAAGCCTTTGCTCAAGAGTgcagagacagagaaggagaTGGCCCAGATGAAAGAGGACTTTGAGAAGACCAAGGAGGAGCTAGCGAAGGCTCTGGCtaagaagaaggagctggaggagaagatggttactctcctgcaggagaagaaTGACTTGCAGATCCAGATTCAGTCTGTATGTTCCACCCAACAGTTCCATGTGATCCTTAAATATCACTGGACGTTCATTAAATTTCATTCACACTGTAGGAATGTGAAAACCTCTCTGATGCAGAGGAGAGGTGCGAAGGGCTCATCAAGGCCAAGATTCAGCTGGAGGCCAAAGTCAAAGAGACGGCTGAGAggctggaggatgaggaggaagtcaATGCTGAGCTGACTGcaaagaagagaaagctggaagACGAGTGCTCCGAGTTGAAGAAAGACATCGATGACCTGGAGCTCACTCTGGCCAAAGTGGAGAAAGAGAAGCATGCCACTGAGAACAAGGTACTTCTTGACATGACTTATGGACCACAAAAAGACCTTCTGCATAGAAAAGTTATTTACCACTATCATCATGAAAGGTTAAAAACCTGGTGGAAGAAATGGCTTCTCAAGATGAGACCATTGCCAAACTGACCAAGGAGAGGAAAGCCCTCCAAGAGGCCCATCAGCAAACTCTCGATGACCTTCAGGCAGAGGAGGACAAAGTCAACACTCTGACCAAGGCCAAGACCAAGCTGGAGCAGCAAGTGGATGATgtatgaaacaaacacacaataatCATAATGGAGGTGGCCTATGTTAAATCATCTAACCAACACTTCCATTGAATCAGCTTGAAGGTTCCCTGGAACAGGAGAAGAAGCTTCGCATGGATCTTGAACGGGCTAAAAGGAAGCTGGAGGGAGACCTGAAACTGGCTCATGAAACGATTATGGATCTGG
Above is a window of Synchiropus splendidus isolate RoL2022-P1 chromosome 6, RoL_Sspl_1.0, whole genome shotgun sequence DNA encoding:
- the LOC128760254 gene encoding myosin heavy chain, fast skeletal muscle-like isoform X1 — encoded protein: MSADPEMECFGPAAVYLRKPERERIEAQNTPFDAKTAYFVTEPTEMYLKGKLVKREGGKATVETLGGKSITVKEDEVFPMNPPKFDKIEDMAMMTHLSEPSVLYNLKERYAAWMIYTYSGLFCVTVNPYKWLPVYDSVVVAGYRGKKRIEAPPHIFSISDNAYQFMLQDRENQSILITGESGAGKTVNTKRVIQYFATIAVSSGAKKEHTPGKMQGSLEDQIIAANPLLEAYGNAKTVRNDNSSRFGKFIRIHFGSTGKLASADIETYLLEKSRVTFQLSAERSYHIFYQLMTGHKPELIEALLITKNPYDYHMISQGEITVKSINDVEEFIATDTAIDILGFNAEEKASMYKLTGAVMHHGNMKFKQKQREEQAEPDGTEVADKIAYLMGLNSADLLKALCYPRVKVGNEFVTKGQTVPQVHNSVMALSKSVYEKMFLWMVVRINEMLDTKQPRSFFIGVLDIAGFEIFDFNSLEQLCINFTNEKLQQFFNHHMFVLEQEEYKKEGIEWEFIDFGMDLAACIELIEKPMGIFSILEEECMFPKATDMTFKNKLYDQHIGKSAPFQKPKATKGKAEAHFSLIHYAGTVDYNVNGWLDKNKDPLNDSVVQLYQKSSAKLLSHLYASHSSGDADSGGGKKGGKKKGGSFQTVSALFRENLGKLMTNLRSTHPHFVRCLIPNESKTPGLMENFLVIHQLRCNGVLEGIRICRKGFPSRILYGDFKQRYKVLNASVIPEGQFIDNKKASEKLLGSIDIDRSQYKFGHTKVFFKAGLLGTLEEMRDEKLAILVTMTQALCRGFLMRREFAKMMERREAIYSIQYNIRSFMNVKTWPWMKLYFKIKPLLKSAETEKEMAQMKEDFEKTKEELAKALAKKKELEEKMVTLLQEKNDLQIQIQSECENLSDAEERCEGLIKAKIQLEAKVKETAERLEDEEEVNAELTAKKRKLEDECSELKKDIDDLELTLAKVEKEKHATENKVKNLVEEMASQDETIAKLTKERKALQEAHQQTLDDLQAEEDKVNTLTKAKTKLEQQVDDLEGSLEQEKKLRMDLERAKRKLEGDLKLAHETIMDLENDKQQSDEKIKKKDFEMSQLLSRIEDEQLLSVQLQKKIKELQARIEELEEEIEAERAARAKVEKQRSDLSRELEEISERLEEAGGATSVQIEMNKKREAEFQRLRRDLEESTLQHEATAAALRKKQADSVAELGEQIDNLQRVKQKLEKEKSEYKMEIDDLSSNMENVAKAKANLEKMCRTLEDQLSELKSKNDEHVRQLNDVNVQKARLQTENGEISRQLEEKEALISQLSRSKQAYTQQIDELKRHLEEEVKAKNALAHSVQSARHDCDLLREQYEEEQEAKCELQRAMSKANSEVAQWRTKYETDAIQRTEELEEAKKKLAQRLQDAEESIEAVNAKCASLEKTKQRLLGEVEDLMIDVERANALAATLDKKQRNFDKVLAEWKQKYEESQAELEGSMKEARSMSTELFKMKNSYEEALDHLETLKRENKNLQQEISDLTEQIGESGKTIHELEKGKKTVEIEKSELQTSLEEAEATLEHEESKILRVQLELTQVKGEIDRKLAEKDEEIDQIKRNSQRVIETMQSTLDAEVRSRNDALRIKKKMEGDLNEMEIQLSHANRQAAEAQKQLRNVQGQLKDLQLHLDDAIRGQDEMKEQVAMVERRNNLMMAEIEELRAALEQTERSRKVAEQELVDASERVGLLHSQNTSLINTKKKLEADLIQIQGEVEDAVQEARNAEEKAKKAITDAAMMAEELKKEQDTSSHLERMKKNLDVTVKDLQHRLDEAENLAMKGGKKQLQKLEARVRELESEFDAEQRRCAEAVKGVRKYERRVKELTYQTEEDKKNIMRLQDLVDKLQLKVKAYKRQSEDAEEQANTHLTRYRKVQHEMEEAQERADIAESQVNKLRAKSREIVKTKDAEE